One Opitutaceae bacterium genomic window, GGTCTGCCGGGACATGCTCGAACCAGCCACAGCCGCTTTTGTTCATCGAGCCCTGGGGCTATCGCCGGAATGCCAGGTTTTCGACCTGTCCAATGCCTGCCTCGGATTTCTCAACGCCATTGTCCTGCTCGGATCGATGATTGAGAGCGGCCAGATCCGCTGCGGAATGATCGTGGTGGGGGAGAACGGAAGGCCCCTGATCGAGCAGACGCTGGGCGAATTGCTCGCCAAGCCGCTCACCCGCAACGGAATCAAGCCCTATTTCGCCAATCTGACCATCGGATCCGCCGGCTGCGCCGCCATTCTCTGCCACCGGGACCTGGCGCCGGACGCTCCGCAGGTTGAAGGCGGGATCTGCCGGGCGGCCTCCGAGCACAGCGGCCTCTGCCTCGGCGATGCGGCCGGTCATGGGCTGGCCATGCAGACCGAATCGGAAGCTCTGCTCGAAGCGGGCGTGACTGCGGCCAGGCAGACCTGGGAAGCATTCAAGGCCGAGACGGGATGGACCGAATCGACCCCCGACCGGATCATCTGCCACCAGGTCGGCAGCGTGCACCGCCGCCGCCTCTACGAGACGCTCGCTCTGGATCCGGATCGCGATTTTTCAACCTTCGAGGTCCTCGGCAATACCGGATCGGCGGCGCTTCCGGTCACCCTGAACAGGGCGGTCGAGGCCGGGGCGATCAAACCCGGCGACCGGGTGGCGCTTCTCGGGATCGGCAGCGGAATCAATTGCCTGATGCTCGCCATCAGGTGGTAGGACGGATGGATACGACACTTCCTCCCGCCGTCCGCGCCCTCTATCCGTTCGCATCGAACTTCCACGAGGTGCGAGAAGGCCGGATCCACTACCTGGACGAAGGGACGGGACCGGTCGTCGTCATGGTCCATGGCAATCCCACCTGGTCCTTCCTCTACCGGGACCTGATCCGCGAGCTGCGGACCGACCACCGCTGCATTGCCATCGACCACCTGGGCTGCGGTCTCTCCGACAAGCCCGCCACCGGAACCTACCGGTTGGAGGCGCACCTGGACAACCTGGCCGGACTGCTCGGACACCTCGGGATCACCCGGTTCAGCCTGGTGGTTCACGACTGGGGAGGGCCGATCGGGCTCGGGGCCTGTGCCGCGATGGGCATCGTTCCCGAACGTAGTGTAATCATGAATACGGCGGCCTTCCGGAGTCGGCGGGTTCCCCTGCGGATCCGTCTCTGCCGCGCGCCCCTCTTCGGCGGATTCCTCGTCCGGTCCTGCAACGGATTTGCCGGTCCGGCCGCCTTCATGGCGGTCAGGCGGCGGCGCCTTCCGCCGGACGTTCGGGCCGGCTTCCTCTTCCCGTATCAGAACTGGCACGACAGAGTGGCGGTGAGCGCGTTTGTCGCCGACATCCCCGACCGGGAAGGCCATCCGAGTCACCCGGCCCTGGTCCGGATTGAGAAAAGCCTGATCCATCTTGATCCCGACCGGGTCCTCCTCGCCTGGGGTGGAGCCGACTTCTGTTTCAACCGGGATTTCCTCGAGGAATGGCAGATCCGTCTGCCGGGCGTGAGGACGCGGCTGGTCGCGGATGCCGGGCACTATCTGCTGGAGGACGCCGGGGAGGAGGTCATTCCGGCCATCCGCAACTTCCTGACGGCCGGTTGAGAGGGGATGGGCCCTGCCGCGGCCGAAGCGGCCGGGGCCCGACTTTCGAGACCTCCGGGGGGGCCGTGACAGAGGGTGCGCTTTTCAGAAGCCCTCGGACACGGGCATCCCGTTCCGTTTCGGCGGCTTGGTCTTCCGGCCGTAGAGTTCGCCCAATTCCTGCAGATAGACGGCGCTTTCAGCCTGCAATTGGCGCAGTTGATCCGCGTGATAACGCCACGCCCAGTTTCCGGCGGGCTGGCCCGGGGTATTGAAGCGGGCATCGGACCCCAGGCTCAACAGATCCTGAAGGGGCAGGACGGCGAGGTTGCAGACGGACTGATAGGCCGTCCGGATGAAATCCCAGGCCACCTGGCTCCCGTCGATGCGGAGGTAACGGCGGACGTGGTCGCGGGCTTTGTCCGACGCGTGATTGTACCACCCGTGCGTGGTATCATTGTCATGGGTGCCGGGATAGAGGACCATGTTGGACTTCAGATTGTGCGGGAGGTAGAAATTGTCGGCCTCGCCTCCGAAGGCGAACTGGAGAATGGCCATGCCCGGAAGACCGGTCTTTTCCCGCAACTCGATGACGGTCGGGGCCAGTTCGCCGAGGTCCTCGGCAATGATCCGGGAATGGGGAAAGTGCCGGTGGATGGATTCAAAGAAACCGATGCCCGGCCCCTCCAGCCATTCGCCTTTGATGGCATTGGTGGCGCCTTCAGGTATCGACCAATAGGTGTCAAAACCGCGGAAATGATCGAGTCGGATCACGTCGAACAGGGCGAAGTTCGAGGCCAGGCGGGACCGCCACCACGCATAGTCATCAGCCTTCATCGCTTCCCAGTCATAGAGAGGATTTCCCCAGAGTTGGCCTTCGGCGGCGAAGTAATCCGGCGGGCATCCGGCCAGGGAAGTCAGGACCCGGCGCCTGGGATCGAGTCGGAAGAGATCGGGGTGGGCCCAGAGATCGGCGGAGTCCGGCGCCACGAAGATCGGCATGTCCCCGATGATTTCCACGCCCCGGCGATTGGCATGGGCGCGCAGGGCTTTCCACTGTCCAAAGAAGAGGTACTGATAGAACCGGTGGGATTCGATCTCCACCTCCCGGTCCTTGCGCAATCGCGACTTCAGTGCGCTCTTGAAGGTGGCACAGGACTTCGGCCATTGCAGGAAGGATTGCCCCTGAAAATGGTCTTTGAGGGCCTGGAAGAAGGCAAAGGGTTCCAGCCACTCCTCGTGTTCGATCTTGAACTGCTCAAAGCTGCCGTAGGGAAGCGTGGAGACCCGTCCCCGCCGCCACGCTTCGAAGGCCTGGCGCAGGATGGGGCGCTTGATCTGATAGATGCCGCCGTAATCGACCGAGCCGGCGGGAAGGGTCCTGAGGGGCCCGAGTTCATCGTCGGAGAGAAGGCCGGCTTCGATCAATTCCGGCAGATCAATCAGATAGGGATTTCCGGCAAAGGCGGAAAATGACTGATAGGGCGAATCGCCGTAGCCCGTGGGGCCAAGGGGGCAGATCTGCCAGTAGCGGATCCTGGCTTCTTCGAGGAAGTCGAGAAAAACGCGGGCTTCCCGGCCCATTGTGCCGATTCCGTGGTCACCGGGAAAGGCGGTGGGGTGAAGGAGGACGCCGGTTGAGCGGGTCTTGAGCCAGTCAAAGAGTGGTTTCATGAATGAACGTGATGGAGTGGCCGCGCCAGAGCAGACCGGCCTGCGCCATCAGGAAGGGTCCGAGAAAGGACGGTTGTCGATGAGGATGTATTCGCCCGATTCGGCGACGACATGATAACGAAATGATTCTTCCCCGAACAGCCGGTCATAGGACCGGTTCCGTGCGAGGCAGACCACGAGGTCCGGTCCCGACCAGATCCGGCGAAAAGTGGCATCGTCGACAAAGCGATCGCTGTGATCCTCCGCTTCGGTCCCGAATTTGAGCTCGCCCAGGGAGTCCACCACGCCGGTAAGCGTGCGCCCGTAGAAGTTGAAATCGTAGAAGGAATCTCCGTAGGTGAAGACCTGCGTTCCCTCGGGATAGTCCCGGGCGAAGATCTCGGCCAATGGTTTCGTCGATGGCCGCTGCACTTCGGGAATGATGTAGGTCAGGCTGAAGTAAAAGCCGACTGCGCCAGACAGGATGATGCGCAGGGCCATTCGGACCTGCTCCCGCCAGAGGCAGACGAGGACGCCGAGGCTGGCGGCGACCGTGACGGCCCCGGCTGCGATCGCCGGCCCCCGGGCCGCCTGCTGGACATCCTCGGGTCGGTGAAGAAGAGCGACGACGGCGCCGACCAGGACGAGGACGCTCACGGCGAGATAGACCCCGAGGCCGATCCGGACGGCTGAAAACGAGCGCTGCTCCCAGGCGCCTGAGAGAAAGACTCCGATCAGGAGCGCAAGGGGGGGGAAGATCGGAAGGATGTAGGTCGGCAGCTTGGATCCCGAAATCGAAAAGAAAAAGAGCACGAATCCGGCCCAGACCAGCATGAAGACATAGGCGGGGCGGGTCAGGACCCGGCTGCCGGGATCGACGAGCTTCCTCTTCAGGGCCGGCCAGAGGAAACAGACCCAGGGAAAGAGTCCGGCGAGGGCAATCGGAATGAAGAACCAGAAGGGCTGTTGGTGACCATGGACCTCCGATGTGAAACGCTGGAAATGCGAGCGGATGATATAGAACTGGAAGAAATCCTCGTTGGCGCGTTCGGCGAGGACGTGCCAAGGCAGGGCGATGGCCAGAAACAGCAGGGTCCCCGGGAGAAGGTGGAAGGGGCGGAGGCGGTGCCACTGATGGGCGAGCAGCAGCCAGAGAAAGATGACCGCACCGGGAAGGACAAAACCGATCAGTCCCTTGGTCAGGGTGGCCAGGGCGGCCGCGGCGTAGAGCAGAAGGAACCAGCTCCGCCGGGTCCGGCCGGGCGGCTCATGCACGCCGACAATGAAGGCCAGCAGGGTAACGGTCATGAGCGAGCTGACCGCCATATCCAAAATAAGGATACGACTCAATCCGTAATAGAGAAGCGAGGTGGCCAGGACGATGGAACCCGCCAGTCCGGCCGACCGGCCGAAGAGCCGTCGTCCGGCGACGTAGGTCATCAGGCAGCCGCCGAGGGCGAAGAGGGCGGGCCACATCCGGAGAAACCATTCGCTGGATCCGAGGTAACGCAGGGAAACGGCGTTGAGCCAGTAGAGCAGGGGCGGCTTCTCGAAGTAGATGACCCCGTTCAGGCGCGGAATGGTGAAATCGTGATTGGCGATCATCTCCCTCGGGACCTCGGCATAACGGCCCTCGTCCGGGTTGGCCAAAGGGTAGCTCCCGAGGCGAAACCCGAAGAGAACCCCGAGGCCGGCGAGGAGGAGAAAGAGGTCGCGACCCCAGGAGGATACCCGGGCGGGCTTGATATTTTCGTATTCCATCTGTTGCGCTTGCTGCCGGTAGTGTGCCCAACCCCGGACGACGCGGGGATTGAGGCCGGGCTGTCGTCAGTCGAGGAAGATCCGATCGATGCGTGCGAGCAGCCAGCGGGCGCGCTCCTGCATGATCGTATTGATGAGGCGCCACTCCATCCGGATGTCCGGATCGATGGCCAGAGCCTGACGGAGAAGGTCTTCAAACTCGGCGCGGTCCTGGTTTGGCACTGAGACGGCCTCGGCCAGGGAGAGGTAGGGACTGGCGCTCTGCCCACGGGTCAGGGCGACGGCCCGGTTGAAGTGTTCCCGCGCCAGTTTCTCCGGCGGAGGGTCACCCCCGCTCTTCGACATCTCGTAGGTGATGAGGAACCCGTGAATGGCCCCGTAATCGTAATCGGGCTCCAGGGCGTAGGCGCGGTAGATCAGTGACTCCATCAATCCGATTTCGGCAATGGTTGCGGGCTCGTCGATCGAGAGACTGATGAGGGCACCCCAGGCCGAAGCGGTCCAGTAGAGGAGCGGAACATCGGCCTTGGTGGTGGTGGCGACCGCGGCGGCGGGATCGGCCCGTAGTGCTTCCTGGAAGCCCGGATTGGTGACATCGAGCCCCCTCAGGCCGTAGTCTCGGGCGCGGATGTAAAGTTTTCTTGCCCGCTGCATGCCTTCTTCCGAAGCCCGATAGTCATCGTCCTCGAGTTCCCGGGCTTCCTGCTCGACAAAGGCGTAGGCGTACTGAGTGAATCCGCTGCAGGTGGCGAGGAGCAGATCGCTGTTTTCGGGACTTTCCGCCAGCAGCGTTTCCATCAGCTTCAGGCTGAAGGGGAGGGCGTCGCGGATGAGTTGTGGGTCATTGTCGCTGGCAAAGACACTCCCGCTGCTGTTGGCGAGGCTGCTGCCGATCGAGTTGACCGCAATCCGGTTGATCGAACAACCCGTCAGGAAAGCCGGCACAAGGAGGATACTGAAGAAACGCGTGTTGTGGAACATATCAGGTCGTGGATCGTCTCAGATGGCGGGCCCGCGGTGAAACCACCCCGCCGAAACGAAGTGATTACGATGCTGGATAACCCATGACTGACAATCTCGTATTGCCGAGGACTTTGCCTTGCGGGTTGACCAGTCCGGGGCGGGCCTTTCAACTCCGAGCCCTCGGGGCAGCTCAAGAAACGGTTAGACTTTCTCCGGCCGCTGGCTAGAACCCCGATCTCTTTTCCGTTAACCGACACACTTGATGCGATCCAAGCTCCTCTCCTCAGCGCTGCTCATCCTGGTCAGCGTGCCTTCCCTGTTGGTCGCTCAGACCGACCGCAGCAATCTTCAGATCTTTCTCAGCGCCCGGTTTGCCGGACAGGCGACGGCAACGATCAATAATGTCGGGACGATTCCCTCCGGAAATGATCTGGGGGAGACCACAACGGTCATGGACCGTTATTATTCAGACGGTTATGTCCTGACGGATCAACGGCTTACCGACGATGGGGACAAGATTCCCGATGATGGCCGGACAAATCGCTGGGGCTACCGGACGGCCGAACAATCGGTGGACGGCGGTTCGGCCGTCATCTTCAACGATTACTCGACCTACGGAGAAGGACAGACGGCTGAAGGTCCTTCCGAAGGTTCCGTCGGCATGGATATGGAGTTCGCCCTTCGCCTGGGCGATTACGGGGTCGGAGGATTCGGAAAGGCCGGACCTGTCAATTGGGGCATCAGTTTCGGCCTCGGGCTCAATGACGTGAATATCCGCCTGAGTGAAAGCATCACGGCGACTCTCAATGCGACTTCGGATGTCTATTCCCTTCTCGGAGCCACCCTGCCAGAGGCGCCTTTTCAATCACCCTCATCCCAGACCATCACGATCACCAATGCAGATGGCTCGGTCTCGGTTGTCCAGGTCGACGGCACGGTCCTGCTGGAAAATCGGCCGTTGAGCCGGTCGACTTCCAGCATTCCGGAGGGTGCGAACATCGATGGATACTGGGAAGTCGACGGCACCTACTTCACCCTCCGGCTCGGGCCCTGGATTCGCTGGCGGCCCTTTGACCGGCTGTCATTCCGCGCCAGTGCCGGCGTATCCGGCACGGTTCTGGGCGCGACTCTCAGTTACGAGGAACAGGGAACGATCTCGGA contains:
- a CDS encoding 3-oxoacyl-ACP synthase III; its protein translation is MRFSNLVIESIAAAEPPEVLTSDQIEERLRPLYERLKLPFGRLELMTGIRERRFWPADHRPSAASAEAAEKALARSRIPREKIEVLVHAAVCRDMLEPATAAFVHRALGLSPECQVFDLSNACLGFLNAIVLLGSMIESGQIRCGMIVVGENGRPLIEQTLGELLAKPLTRNGIKPYFANLTIGSAGCAAILCHRDLAPDAPQVEGGICRAASEHSGLCLGDAAGHGLAMQTESEALLEAGVTAARQTWEAFKAETGWTESTPDRIICHQVGSVHRRRLYETLALDPDRDFSTFEVLGNTGSAALPVTLNRAVEAGAIKPGDRVALLGIGSGINCLMLAIRW
- a CDS encoding alpha/beta fold hydrolase codes for the protein MDTTLPPAVRALYPFASNFHEVREGRIHYLDEGTGPVVVMVHGNPTWSFLYRDLIRELRTDHRCIAIDHLGCGLSDKPATGTYRLEAHLDNLAGLLGHLGITRFSLVVHDWGGPIGLGACAAMGIVPERSVIMNTAAFRSRRVPLRIRLCRAPLFGGFLVRSCNGFAGPAAFMAVRRRRLPPDVRAGFLFPYQNWHDRVAVSAFVADIPDREGHPSHPALVRIEKSLIHLDPDRVLLAWGGADFCFNRDFLEEWQIRLPGVRTRLVADAGHYLLEDAGEEVIPAIRNFLTAG
- the malQ gene encoding 4-alpha-glucanotransferase gives rise to the protein MKPLFDWLKTRSTGVLLHPTAFPGDHGIGTMGREARVFLDFLEEARIRYWQICPLGPTGYGDSPYQSFSAFAGNPYLIDLPELIEAGLLSDDELGPLRTLPAGSVDYGGIYQIKRPILRQAFEAWRRGRVSTLPYGSFEQFKIEHEEWLEPFAFFQALKDHFQGQSFLQWPKSCATFKSALKSRLRKDREVEIESHRFYQYLFFGQWKALRAHANRRGVEIIGDMPIFVAPDSADLWAHPDLFRLDPRRRVLTSLAGCPPDYFAAEGQLWGNPLYDWEAMKADDYAWWRSRLASNFALFDVIRLDHFRGFDTYWSIPEGATNAIKGEWLEGPGIGFFESIHRHFPHSRIIAEDLGELAPTVIELREKTGLPGMAILQFAFGGEADNFYLPHNLKSNMVLYPGTHDNDTTHGWYNHASDKARDHVRRYLRIDGSQVAWDFIRTAYQSVCNLAVLPLQDLLSLGSDARFNTPGQPAGNWAWRYHADQLRQLQAESAVYLQELGELYGRKTKPPKRNGMPVSEGF
- a CDS encoding glycosyltransferase family 39 protein; the protein is MEYENIKPARVSSWGRDLFLLLAGLGVLFGFRLGSYPLANPDEGRYAEVPREMIANHDFTIPRLNGVIYFEKPPLLYWLNAVSLRYLGSSEWFLRMWPALFALGGCLMTYVAGRRLFGRSAGLAGSIVLATSLLYYGLSRILILDMAVSSLMTVTLLAFIVGVHEPPGRTRRSWFLLLYAAAALATLTKGLIGFVLPGAVIFLWLLLAHQWHRLRPFHLLPGTLLFLAIALPWHVLAERANEDFFQFYIIRSHFQRFTSEVHGHQQPFWFFIPIALAGLFPWVCFLWPALKRKLVDPGSRVLTRPAYVFMLVWAGFVLFFFSISGSKLPTYILPIFPPLALLIGVFLSGAWEQRSFSAVRIGLGVYLAVSVLVLVGAVVALLHRPEDVQQAARGPAIAAGAVTVAASLGVLVCLWREQVRMALRIILSGAVGFYFSLTYIIPEVQRPSTKPLAEIFARDYPEGTQVFTYGDSFYDFNFYGRTLTGVVDSLGELKFGTEAEDHSDRFVDDATFRRIWSGPDLVVCLARNRSYDRLFGEESFRYHVVAESGEYILIDNRPFSDPS
- a CDS encoding TRAP transporter TatT component family protein; the protein is MFHNTRFFSILLVPAFLTGCSINRIAVNSIGSSLANSSGSVFASDNDPQLIRDALPFSLKLMETLLAESPENSDLLLATCSGFTQYAYAFVEQEARELEDDDYRASEEGMQRARKLYIRARDYGLRGLDVTNPGFQEALRADPAAAVATTTKADVPLLYWTASAWGALISLSIDEPATIAEIGLMESLIYRAYALEPDYDYGAIHGFLITYEMSKSGGDPPPEKLAREHFNRAVALTRGQSASPYLSLAEAVSVPNQDRAEFEDLLRQALAIDPDIRMEWRLINTIMQERARWLLARIDRIFLD